From a single bacterium genomic region:
- a CDS encoding phosphatase PAP2 family protein — protein MALSALKPGTASKSRTRPRWYLELAVIGAFYGIYSWVRNQFGSAAVGPAEAQANAELVIDWERSIGLYFERDLQDLFIGWVSFIQFWNLFYGLFHFAVTAFTLIWLYWRFPRHYRLWRTTGLLTTGSALVGFALFPLMPPRLLSVGERYGGDLPETGYVDTVHEMGGLWSFTEGAAETLSNQYAAMPSLHFAWAMWCFLALRKHLVHPVAKWAITAYPWLTLFAIVVTANHYWIDAVGGLGALGVGWAAARGYHAWRERE, from the coding sequence ATGGCGCTGTCCGCCCTCAAACCGGGCACCGCATCCAAGAGCCGCACCCGGCCCCGCTGGTATCTGGAGCTGGCCGTCATCGGCGCCTTCTACGGCATCTACTCCTGGGTTCGCAACCAATTCGGCTCCGCGGCGGTGGGGCCGGCCGAGGCGCAGGCCAACGCTGAGCTGGTGATCGACTGGGAGCGCAGCATCGGGCTGTACTTCGAGCGCGACCTCCAAGACCTGTTCATCGGGTGGGTATCGTTTATCCAGTTCTGGAACCTGTTCTACGGGCTCTTCCATTTCGCGGTGACCGCCTTCACCCTCATCTGGCTCTACTGGCGCTTCCCCCGGCACTACCGGCTCTGGCGTACCACCGGGCTGTTGACCACCGGGTCGGCTCTGGTGGGATTCGCGCTGTTCCCGCTGATGCCCCCTCGCTTGCTTTCGGTGGGCGAACGCTATGGCGGCGACCTCCCCGAAACCGGCTATGTCGACACCGTTCACGAGATGGGCGGGCTGTGGTCGTTCACCGAAGGGGCAGCCGAAACACTCTCCAACCAGTACGCCGCCATGCCCAGCCTGCATTTCGCCTGGGCCATGTGGTGTTTTCTGGCCCTGCGCAAGCACTTGGTACACCCGGTGGCCAAATGGGCCATCACTGCCTATCCCTGGCTCACGCTGTTCGCCATTGTGGTAACCGCCAACCACTATTGGATCGACGCGGTGGGCGGGCTGGGCGCGCTGGGTGTGGGCTGGGCGGCGGCACGGGGCTACCACGCGTGGCGGGAACGCGAGTAA
- the dxs gene encoding 1-deoxy-D-xylulose-5-phosphate synthase: MDTNHLQKITCPADLRRLGDEELTELAEEIRELIVETVNTNGGHLGSNLGVVELTLALHLVFDSPRDIILWDTGHQAYVHKMLTGRTDQFETLRKPGGLSGYPSREESPHDWIENSHASTVLSYAHGLATAQETAGGEQRRVIAVVGDGSLTGGVAFEGLNNIGHSGCNVTIVLNDNGRSYAPTISRLSESLLRVRMDPRYVRTDNQVRKVLQNIPWVGDLAGRTVGAAKAAVREMVEPRTFFDELGINYFGPFDGHDLGKLERVFSRVSHLEGPCIVHVLTQKGRGYAPAENDPIKNMHDMSKAKPGSYTEAFTEAMIKEAEARPEMVAITAAMPDSTGLLPFAERFPERCFDVGIAEQHAVTAAAGMAMGGLRPVVAIYSTFLTRAIDQVNLDVGLHGQPVVFCLDRAGITGDDGPSHHGVLDMVLLTKIPGMTVLAPSSYQEIQQMLHDALEITTGPVALRWSKTAAPSVPEDEVGHGLKGRKVKEGSDVCLLAVGKMLANAQEAAELLEADGISTSVWDVRCVKPLDEDMLAHAAGHRVVVTMEDGWREGGAGSCVAERLLLAERGGPVPTIRVLGVPNEYIPQGVPDQILADCGLDPAGIASTAREALAVKV, from the coding sequence GTGGACACCAACCATCTTCAGAAAATCACCTGTCCGGCTGATCTGCGCCGCCTGGGTGATGAGGAACTGACCGAGCTGGCCGAGGAGATCCGCGAATTGATCGTCGAGACGGTCAACACCAATGGAGGCCACCTGGGCTCCAACCTGGGTGTGGTGGAGCTGACACTGGCCCTTCACCTTGTGTTCGACTCGCCCCGCGACATCATCCTGTGGGACACCGGTCACCAGGCCTACGTACACAAGATGCTGACCGGGCGGACCGACCAGTTCGAGACACTGCGCAAGCCCGGTGGCCTGTCGGGATATCCGAGCCGGGAGGAGTCCCCCCACGACTGGATCGAGAACAGCCACGCCTCCACCGTGCTGAGCTATGCCCACGGCCTGGCCACGGCCCAAGAAACCGCCGGCGGCGAGCAGCGCCGAGTCATCGCGGTGGTAGGAGACGGCTCGCTCACCGGGGGCGTCGCCTTCGAGGGGCTCAACAACATCGGACACTCCGGCTGCAACGTGACCATCGTGCTCAACGACAACGGCCGCTCCTACGCCCCCACCATCTCCCGGCTGTCGGAGAGCCTGCTTCGGGTGCGGATGGACCCCCGCTATGTTCGCACCGACAACCAGGTTCGCAAGGTTCTTCAGAACATCCCTTGGGTGGGCGATTTGGCCGGCCGGACCGTGGGGGCCGCCAAGGCGGCGGTGCGGGAGATGGTGGAGCCCCGCACGTTCTTCGATGAGCTGGGCATCAACTACTTCGGCCCATTCGACGGCCACGACCTGGGCAAGCTCGAGCGGGTGTTCAGCCGAGTCTCCCATTTGGAGGGCCCCTGCATTGTTCATGTGCTCACCCAGAAGGGCCGGGGGTACGCGCCGGCCGAGAACGACCCGATCAAGAACATGCACGACATGTCGAAGGCCAAGCCGGGGAGCTACACCGAGGCCTTCACCGAGGCGATGATCAAAGAGGCCGAGGCTCGACCCGAGATGGTGGCCATCACCGCAGCCATGCCGGATTCCACCGGGCTGTTGCCGTTCGCCGAGCGGTTCCCCGAACGGTGCTTCGATGTCGGCATCGCCGAGCAGCACGCGGTGACCGCGGCGGCAGGCATGGCCATGGGCGGGCTGCGCCCAGTGGTGGCCATCTACTCCACGTTCTTGACCCGGGCCATAGACCAGGTGAACCTCGATGTGGGATTGCACGGCCAGCCGGTCGTGTTCTGCCTCGACCGGGCGGGCATCACCGGCGACGATGGGCCGTCGCACCACGGCGTGCTCGACATGGTGCTGCTCACCAAGATTCCCGGCATGACCGTGCTGGCGCCGTCGTCATATCAGGAGATCCAGCAGATGCTGCACGACGCCTTGGAGATCACTACCGGCCCGGTGGCCCTGCGGTGGTCCAAGACGGCTGCTCCTTCAGTACCTGAGGACGAGGTGGGCCACGGACTCAAGGGCCGCAAGGTGAAGGAAGGCTCCGACGTTTGCCTGCTGGCAGTGGGCAAGATGCTGGCCAACGCGCAAGAAGCCGCCGAACTCTTGGAAGCCGATGGCATTTCGACCTCCGTATGGGACGTCCGCTGTGTCAAGCCCCTGGATGAGGACATGCTGGCCCACGCGGCCGGACATCGAGTGGTGGTGACCATGGAGGACGGCTGGCGGGAGGGCGGCGCCGGCAGCTGCGTGGCCGAGCGCCTGCTCCTTGCCGAGCGCGGCGGCCCGGTGCCGACCATCCGGGTGCTGGGTGTGCCCAACGAGTACATCCCCCAGGGCGTGCCCGACCAGATACTCGCCGACTGCGGCCTCGACCCCGCCGGCATCGCCAGCACCGCCCGAGAAGCGCTCGCGGTCAAGGTCTAG
- a CDS encoding acetolactate synthase: protein MSANQVTGHGGDQVLAALAPFGVKELFTLSGGHIFPLYDAAVKQGDVVLYDVRHEQTAVFAAEALAKLTRRPGVAAVTAGPGVTNSVSAVTTAWLNGAPLVVLGGRAPEARWGSGSLQELDHVPILAPVTKRSLTAGGGDDLAAATYRAVQAAMTPHRGPVFVDYPMDVLFSEGSGTVPDDPMPAGEAPDPDGVAKVAAMVAAARCPALLVGTDVYWDGAWNSLRAWVEAQRLPAFANGLGRGCLPADHELFFSRTRRMLRSDADLVIVAGTPLDFRLSFGRFGDAQVVHLTDSAESVSAHAPTAVTVSGDLVQMMAALADGPAPAHPSERDQWVAKLRDAEDAARASEEDLLATAADPILPTRVYGELRQVLDRDAVVIGDGGDFVSYAGRFVDSYLPGHWLDPGPYGCLGTGLGYAMAARVAHPDRQVVLMLGDGAAGFSLMDADSLVRHNLPVAIVVGNNGCWGLEKHPMRQMYGYDVAADLQEGCRYDQVVAALGGAGETVDRPDEIAPALKRALGAGVPYVVNVICDPEHAYPRRSNLG from the coding sequence ATGTCGGCGAATCAGGTTACCGGTCATGGGGGCGATCAGGTGCTGGCCGCGCTGGCTCCCTTTGGGGTGAAGGAGCTGTTCACCCTGTCGGGAGGCCACATCTTCCCGCTGTATGACGCGGCGGTGAAGCAGGGCGATGTGGTGCTCTACGACGTGCGCCATGAGCAAACCGCGGTGTTCGCGGCCGAGGCGCTGGCCAAGCTGACCCGCCGACCGGGGGTGGCCGCGGTCACCGCTGGTCCCGGGGTGACCAACTCAGTGAGCGCGGTGACCACCGCATGGCTCAATGGCGCGCCGTTGGTGGTGCTGGGCGGTCGGGCCCCGGAGGCCCGCTGGGGTTCGGGCTCGCTCCAGGAACTCGACCACGTTCCCATCTTGGCTCCGGTCACCAAGCGCTCGCTCACCGCGGGGGGCGGCGACGATCTGGCTGCCGCCACCTACCGGGCTGTGCAGGCCGCTATGACCCCCCACCGGGGCCCGGTGTTCGTGGACTATCCCATGGACGTGCTGTTCTCCGAAGGGTCGGGCACCGTTCCCGACGATCCCATGCCCGCAGGCGAGGCCCCTGATCCCGATGGGGTGGCCAAGGTGGCCGCCATGGTGGCCGCCGCCCGCTGCCCGGCCTTGCTGGTGGGCACCGACGTGTATTGGGACGGCGCATGGAACTCGCTGCGGGCTTGGGTGGAGGCCCAGCGGCTGCCGGCCTTCGCCAACGGCCTGGGCCGGGGATGCCTGCCGGCCGACCATGAGCTGTTCTTCAGCCGCACTCGGCGAATGCTGCGCTCCGATGCCGACCTGGTGATCGTGGCCGGCACCCCGCTCGATTTTCGCCTCTCGTTTGGGCGATTCGGCGATGCCCAGGTGGTACACCTGACTGATAGCGCCGAGTCGGTGTCGGCCCATGCGCCGACTGCGGTAACGGTGTCGGGAGACTTGGTCCAGATGATGGCCGCGCTGGCCGACGGCCCCGCCCCGGCCCACCCTTCTGAGCGCGACCAGTGGGTGGCCAAATTGCGCGACGCAGAGGATGCGGCCCGAGCCAGTGAGGAAGACCTGCTGGCCACCGCCGCCGATCCGATCCTGCCCACCCGGGTGTACGGGGAGCTGCGCCAGGTGCTCGACCGGGATGCGGTGGTGATCGGCGACGGCGGCGACTTCGTGTCCTACGCCGGTCGGTTTGTCGACTCCTACCTGCCGGGCCACTGGCTGGACCCTGGCCCCTACGGCTGTTTGGGCACCGGTCTGGGCTATGCCATGGCCGCCCGGGTGGCCCACCCCGACCGCCAGGTGGTGCTGATGCTGGGCGATGGAGCGGCCGGGTTCTCGCTGATGGACGCCGACTCGCTTGTGCGCCACAACCTGCCGGTGGCCATCGTGGTGGGCAACAACGGCTGCTGGGGCCTGGAGAAGCACCCCATGCGCCAGATGTACGGCTACGACGTGGCCGCCGATCTCCAAGAGGGGTGCCGCTACGACCAGGTGGTGGCCGCTCTGGGCGGTGCCGGAGAGACGGTGGATCGCCCCGACGAAATCGCCCCCGCCCTCAAGCGAGCCCTCGGCGCTGGCGTGCCCTATGTGGTCAACGTGATCTGCGACCCCGAGCACGCCTACCCCCGCCGCTCCAACTTGGGCTGA
- a CDS encoding TldD/PmbA family protein: MNPEELLEIAERIVGWGRDGEQIEAVVGHSQETDVRVYEGEIESLSVAESQGVGIRVIADNRQGFAHAGTLDPAVLEETLAEARDNAVFGSPDEFFGLAEPDGVDPPELDLYNEALLEVSTEAKIDMALELERAVLAGDPRIVGVESADYGDALSADAIATTTGIRSTGRDTSCYLTAYSLASEGEETQTGFGFSVGREPGTLDVVVAASDAVERATRMLGATQPPTERVTVVLDPFVTAQFLGIIGSTLSGEAVLKGRSLFADRLGDQVAAATVTLVDDPTNPEAFTASDTDGEGLATRRNLLIGGGQLEQFLHNSYTGRRSGSASTGSAVRGYASTPGVGCQALSLVPGDRPPSELIAGIDNGVLVQGVSGLHSGVNPVSGDFSTGAEGLRIRNGELAEPVREITIASTLQRMLLDVAAVGSDLTWLPMSSAGVSLVVAEVTMSGA; this comes from the coding sequence ATGAACCCTGAGGAGCTGTTGGAGATCGCCGAGCGCATCGTGGGCTGGGGCCGTGACGGCGAACAGATCGAGGCAGTGGTCGGCCACAGCCAGGAGACCGATGTTCGGGTCTACGAAGGCGAGATCGAGTCGCTGTCGGTGGCCGAGTCGCAAGGCGTGGGCATCCGGGTCATTGCCGACAACCGCCAGGGGTTCGCCCACGCTGGAACCCTCGATCCGGCGGTGCTGGAGGAAACCCTGGCCGAGGCCCGCGACAACGCCGTGTTCGGCTCCCCCGACGAGTTCTTCGGCCTAGCCGAGCCCGACGGGGTGGACCCTCCGGAGCTCGACCTCTACAACGAGGCCCTGCTGGAGGTGAGCACCGAGGCCAAGATCGATATGGCGCTGGAATTGGAACGGGCGGTACTGGCCGGCGATCCCCGCATCGTGGGAGTGGAGTCGGCCGACTACGGCGACGCCTTGAGCGCCGACGCCATTGCCACCACCACCGGCATCCGCAGCACGGGAAGGGACACCTCGTGCTACCTCACCGCCTACTCGCTGGCCTCCGAAGGCGAGGAGACCCAGACCGGCTTCGGGTTCTCGGTGGGCCGAGAGCCCGGCACCCTCGACGTGGTGGTCGCGGCGAGCGACGCGGTGGAGCGGGCCACTCGGATGCTGGGGGCCACCCAGCCCCCCACCGAGCGGGTCACCGTGGTGCTCGACCCCTTCGTGACCGCCCAGTTCCTGGGCATCATCGGCAGCACCCTGTCGGGCGAGGCGGTGCTCAAGGGCCGGTCGCTGTTCGCCGATCGACTGGGCGACCAAGTGGCCGCGGCCACCGTCACCCTGGTGGACGACCCCACCAACCCGGAGGCGTTCACCGCCTCTGACACCGACGGCGAGGGCCTGGCCACCCGGCGCAACCTGCTCATCGGCGGTGGCCAGCTCGAGCAGTTCCTTCACAACAGCTACACCGGGCGGCGCTCAGGGTCGGCCTCCACCGGCTCAGCCGTTCGGGGATACGCCAGCACCCCCGGAGTGGGCTGCCAGGCGCTGTCACTGGTGCCCGGCGACCGGCCGCCAAGCGAGCTCATTGCCGGCATAGACAACGGGGTTTTAGTGCAGGGGGTGTCGGGGCTGCACTCAGGGGTGAACCCGGTAAGCGGCGACTTCTCCACCGGCGCTGAAGGGCTGCGCATCCGCAACGGCGAGTTGGCCGAGCCGGTGAGGGAGATCACCATCGCCTCCACCCTCCAGCGGATGCTGTTGGACGTGGCCGCGGTGGGCTCCGACCTCACCTGGTTGCCAATGAGCTCGGCGGGAGTGTCGTTGGTGGTGGCCGAAGTCACCATGTCCGGCGCCTAA
- a CDS encoding lysylphosphatidylglycerol synthase transmembrane domain-containing protein yields MTEKHTIRRVLSIVLRVGVSVALFFLLIRLLPSFDADELWPGFNSATPFWLAGALGLTVVGNMVATARWYEVAVALGLKVKPRRMFSHYMAGMFISNFVPTTVGGDVLRMSRLSNDTGDGPHSFASVLLERLSGWIVLPVITLLGLALDEELRGLGAPTRVAASTAGLTLLALGLILMLVGNQRFGRLVSRRNGWVRFVNGLHMGIDELRAKPRDTGRVLITAFAYQAVMLAAAGCAAKAVGIDVLGPTELMTFIPAVLIIQVLPIGLGGLGLREGALVLFLHDLGVIDERAIAMGLLLYFLTVAGSLVGLPALVFGGQYWQRASRSRHEH; encoded by the coding sequence TTGACTGAGAAGCACACCATCCGCCGGGTGCTCAGCATCGTGCTCAGGGTGGGCGTCAGTGTGGCCCTGTTCTTCTTGTTGATCCGGTTGCTGCCGTCGTTCGACGCCGACGAGCTGTGGCCCGGCTTCAATTCGGCCACCCCGTTCTGGCTGGCCGGCGCGCTCGGACTCACTGTGGTCGGCAACATGGTGGCCACCGCCCGGTGGTATGAGGTGGCCGTTGCGCTTGGGCTCAAGGTAAAACCACGACGGATGTTCTCCCACTACATGGCGGGCATGTTCATCTCCAACTTCGTGCCCACCACCGTGGGCGGCGACGTGCTCAGGATGTCTCGTCTCTCCAACGACACCGGAGACGGGCCTCACAGCTTCGCCTCGGTGCTGTTGGAGCGGCTCAGCGGCTGGATCGTGCTGCCTGTAATCACCCTCCTGGGCTTAGCACTGGATGAAGAGCTGCGGGGACTGGGCGCCCCCACCCGGGTAGCGGCCAGCACCGCCGGTCTCACCCTGCTGGCTCTGGGTCTGATCCTGATGCTGGTGGGCAATCAGCGGTTCGGCCGCCTGGTCAGCCGACGCAACGGCTGGGTCCGATTTGTCAACGGACTGCACATGGGCATCGACGAGCTGCGGGCCAAGCCCCGCGACACCGGCCGAGTGCTGATAACCGCCTTCGCCTACCAGGCGGTGATGCTGGCTGCCGCGGGGTGCGCAGCCAAGGCAGTGGGGATCGACGTCCTGGGACCCACTGAGCTGATGACGTTCATCCCCGCAGTGCTTATCATCCAGGTGCTGCCCATCGGGCTGGGAGGGCTCGGCTTGCGAGAGGGTGCGTTGGTTCTCTTCCTCCACGACTTGGGCGTGATCGACGAGCGGGCCATCGCCATGGGACTGCTGCTGTATTTCCTCACCGTGGCCGGCAGCCTGGTCGGGCTGCCGGCGCTGGTGTTCGGCGGCCAATACTGGCAACGGGCCTCGCGCTCCCGCCATGAGCACTGA
- a CDS encoding TldD/PmbA family protein produces MIDESVVAGTLSEALKTGGEFAEVFVEDRRSSSALLDDGKVEELSSGRTRGAGIRVVVGDTTGFAHTSDLTEAGLAKAARAAASAARGGGGGHQVVALDRVDAPAPQEVQVLPETVAKATKVELLGRADEAARASGSAITQVSARYADGRRRILVANSDGLLAGDDQVRTRFAVSCVAVGDTGMQTGFESVGRPIGFELFDEYEVDALARTAANRALTKLAAQPAPSGSMPVVIGPGGGGVLFHEACGHGLEADLVAKQASVFRNRVGEQVAHPEVTLIDDGTMAREWGAYAIDDEGRPAQRNVLIENGVLTDYMWDLLRARKEGRESSGNGRRQSYQHLPMVRMTNTYLANGSEDPADIIAATDRGVYVAHLGGGQVNTATGDFVFGMSEAYLIENGKIGSPIREGNLIGNGPEVLAGIEALGNDFVMGSPGTCGKDGQGVPVGDGTPTLRVASMTIGGTAA; encoded by the coding sequence GTGATCGACGAGTCTGTTGTTGCCGGCACGCTGTCGGAGGCGTTGAAAACCGGGGGCGAGTTCGCCGAGGTCTTCGTGGAGGACCGGCGCTCGTCGTCGGCGCTGCTCGACGACGGCAAAGTGGAGGAGCTGAGCTCGGGGCGAACCCGGGGAGCGGGAATCCGCGTAGTGGTGGGCGATACCACCGGCTTCGCCCACACCTCCGACTTGACTGAGGCCGGTTTGGCCAAGGCGGCTCGGGCCGCGGCTTCCGCGGCCCGGGGTGGAGGCGGGGGCCACCAGGTTGTGGCTCTTGATCGGGTGGATGCGCCTGCCCCCCAAGAGGTGCAAGTGCTGCCCGAGACGGTGGCCAAGGCCACCAAGGTGGAGTTGCTGGGCCGGGCTGACGAGGCCGCCCGTGCGTCCGGCTCGGCCATAACCCAGGTGTCGGCCCGTTACGCCGATGGGCGCCGCCGCATTCTGGTGGCCAACAGCGACGGGCTGCTGGCCGGAGACGACCAGGTGCGCACCCGCTTCGCGGTGTCGTGCGTGGCGGTGGGCGACACCGGCATGCAGACCGGGTTCGAGAGCGTGGGGCGTCCCATCGGATTCGAGCTGTTCGACGAGTACGAGGTGGACGCCCTGGCCCGCACCGCGGCCAATCGGGCGCTCACCAAGCTGGCCGCCCAGCCCGCTCCCAGCGGCTCGATGCCGGTGGTTATCGGACCCGGCGGCGGCGGGGTGCTGTTCCACGAGGCCTGCGGACACGGCCTAGAAGCCGACTTGGTGGCCAAGCAGGCCTCGGTGTTCCGCAACCGGGTGGGTGAGCAGGTGGCCCACCCCGAGGTCACCCTCATCGACGACGGGACCATGGCCCGGGAGTGGGGGGCCTACGCCATCGACGACGAGGGCCGACCGGCCCAGCGCAACGTGCTCATCGAGAACGGCGTGCTCACCGACTACATGTGGGATCTGCTGCGGGCCCGCAAGGAAGGCCGGGAGAGCTCGGGTAACGGCCGCCGCCAGAGCTACCAGCACCTGCCCATGGTGAGGATGACCAACACCTATCTGGCCAACGGGTCCGAAGATCCTGCCGACATCATCGCCGCCACCGACCGTGGGGTGTATGTGGCCCACCTGGGTGGCGGCCAGGTGAACACCGCCACCGGCGATTTCGTGTTCGGAATGAGCGAGGCCTATCTGATCGAGAACGGCAAGATCGGCTCCCCGATCCGGGAGGGCAACCTCATCGGGAACGGCCCTGAAGTGCTGGCCGGTATCGAGGCGCTGGGCAACGACTTCGTCATGGGGTCGCCCGGCACCTGCGGAAAGGACGGCCAAGGTGTTCCGGTGGGCGACGGCACTCCCACACTGCGAGTGGCGTCGATGACCATCGGCGGAACCGCGGCGTGA
- a CDS encoding ATP-dependent DNA helicase UvrD2, with product MRTDGFDPEVGRELRRAWVERTPLVIELDGELPPAEPVMHAPWWELKPGLTMPDEVLRHLLLSNTVDCRDLERPRFEPSERALVLGARRVEPHEFGDVVTDAGPAWCDGGPFNVFVSEALGAGVVPAANLSVGSLVALNAASPQADLADDQRTAVGHLGGAASIVAPAGSGKTRVLTERARYLVRDLGVDPRAVCLVAFNVRARAEMQERTADLPGLEVRTLNSLALAICNGTGPFARPRDRGRVEVVDEREVRDLLEGMVPRKRRAMTDQLAPWIEALGASRLGLRDPAEVERDFHPDVPDFSVIAPQYVDLLDDRGLVDFDQQIIRSIDILLCDPAARAAARRTCGILLVDEFQDLTPAHLLLVRLLAGPRADVFGVGDDDQTIYGYSGASPEWLIDYHKHFPGAQRHELHVNYRCPPEVVDAASNLLSHNRRRIDKQITAAPTRLRSDDDGMGATVNVKSASDGAPELRRIMESLLDHGAQPSEIAVLTRVNSTLLVPQIVLGDMGVPSNQPVGRGFLERTGVAAALAWLDIATAPERGLPSRALSDAARRPPRGISPRVIEWIAEQQSTSQIKALAGRIKDERSSKKVGEFADDVEMLRTKAKQADGGITTRSLLETVRDEMGLGGSLDSRLDASRRSVDRSAHGDDLRALISVAHLHPDPADFRQWLANRLSDGFEGEGSASGVQLATVHRVKGREWPHVIVYEASKGLMPHRLAGDLEEERRVFHVAITRCSQSVTLICGNPPTDFRSELTTRYQPPPESDSPTTEGLLTPPVVVAPMSSQRATTAAKPAKRPKPQPPTDPLGAAAFEALKAWRLERSRADNVPAYIVFSDATLVELATHRPTTDQELLAIPGVGPAKLAAYGEGVKEVLGRFTRP from the coding sequence GTGCGGACCGACGGATTCGATCCCGAGGTAGGCCGGGAGCTCAGGCGGGCTTGGGTGGAACGCACCCCGCTGGTGATCGAACTGGACGGGGAGCTGCCCCCGGCCGAGCCGGTGATGCATGCCCCGTGGTGGGAGCTCAAGCCGGGTTTGACCATGCCCGATGAGGTGCTCCGTCACCTGCTGCTCTCCAACACCGTGGATTGCCGCGACCTTGAGAGGCCCCGGTTCGAGCCAAGCGAGCGGGCATTGGTCTTGGGGGCCAGACGGGTGGAGCCCCACGAGTTCGGAGATGTGGTGACCGATGCCGGACCGGCGTGGTGCGACGGCGGCCCGTTCAATGTGTTCGTTTCTGAGGCGCTCGGTGCCGGGGTGGTTCCGGCTGCGAATCTGTCGGTTGGCAGTCTGGTCGCGCTGAATGCCGCCTCTCCCCAGGCCGATCTAGCCGACGATCAGCGCACCGCGGTCGGCCATCTGGGCGGGGCGGCCAGCATCGTGGCCCCGGCCGGGTCGGGCAAAACCCGAGTGCTCACCGAGCGAGCTCGTTACCTGGTGCGCGACCTGGGTGTCGATCCTCGGGCGGTGTGTCTGGTGGCGTTCAATGTGCGGGCCCGAGCCGAGATGCAGGAGCGCACCGCTGATTTGCCGGGCCTGGAAGTACGAACCCTGAATAGTCTGGCGCTGGCCATCTGCAATGGCACCGGGCCATTTGCCCGCCCCCGGGATCGCGGTCGGGTGGAGGTGGTGGACGAACGGGAGGTGCGGGACCTGCTCGAGGGCATGGTGCCCCGCAAGCGTCGAGCCATGACCGACCAACTTGCCCCCTGGATCGAGGCGCTGGGTGCGTCACGGCTGGGCTTGCGGGACCCCGCCGAAGTGGAGCGCGACTTCCATCCCGACGTGCCCGACTTCTCGGTGATCGCCCCCCAGTACGTCGATCTGCTCGACGATCGCGGCCTGGTGGACTTCGACCAGCAGATCATTCGATCCATCGACATCTTGCTGTGCGACCCTGCGGCCCGAGCCGCCGCTCGCCGCACTTGCGGCATCTTGCTGGTGGACGAGTTCCAAGACCTCACTCCGGCCCATCTGTTGCTGGTGCGGCTGCTGGCCGGACCGCGGGCCGATGTGTTCGGCGTGGGCGACGACGACCAGACCATCTACGGCTATTCCGGTGCCTCCCCGGAGTGGCTCATCGATTACCACAAGCACTTCCCCGGAGCGCAGCGCCACGAACTGCACGTCAACTACCGCTGCCCTCCCGAGGTGGTGGACGCCGCCTCGAACCTTCTCAGCCACAACCGCCGTCGCATCGACAAGCAGATCACCGCCGCTCCCACGCGGCTTCGTTCTGACGATGACGGCATGGGTGCGACGGTCAACGTCAAGTCGGCCTCCGACGGTGCGCCGGAGCTGCGCCGGATCATGGAGTCGCTGCTCGACCACGGTGCCCAGCCCTCTGAGATCGCGGTACTGACCAGGGTGAACAGCACTTTGCTGGTACCCCAGATCGTTCTGGGCGACATGGGGGTGCCTTCCAATCAGCCGGTGGGCCGCGGGTTCTTGGAACGCACCGGGGTGGCCGCGGCACTGGCCTGGCTCGACATCGCCACCGCCCCCGAGCGCGGCCTGCCGTCTCGAGCACTGTCGGATGCAGCTCGTCGCCCGCCCCGGGGCATCTCACCCCGGGTGATCGAGTGGATCGCCGAGCAGCAGAGCACCTCGCAGATCAAGGCCCTGGCCGGCCGGATCAAAGACGAGCGATCATCCAAGAAAGTGGGTGAGTTTGCCGACGACGTGGAGATGCTGCGGACCAAGGCCAAGCAGGCCGATGGCGGCATCACCACCCGGTCGCTGTTGGAGACGGTGCGCGACGAGATGGGCTTGGGCGGCAGCCTGGATTCACGACTGGACGCGTCCCGTCGCTCGGTAGATCGGTCGGCCCACGGGGACGACCTTCGGGCTCTCATCTCGGTGGCCCATCTGCATCCCGATCCGGCCGATTTCCGGCAGTGGCTGGCCAACCGCCTGTCGGACGGATTCGAGGGCGAAGGCAGCGCCTCCGGTGTCCAGTTGGCCACCGTCCACCGGGTGAAGGGTCGGGAATGGCCCCATGTGATCGTCTACGAGGCGTCGAAAGGGCTGATGCCCCACCGTCTGGCCGGCGACCTCGAAGAGGAGCGACGGGTGTTCCATGTGGCCATCACCCGGTGTTCGCAGTCGGTGACCCTCATCTGCGGCAACCCGCCCACCGACTTTCGAAGCGAGCTGACAACCCGCTACCAGCCCCCACCCGAATCCGACTCCCCGACCACTGAAGGCCTGCTGACACCCCCGGTCGTGGTCGCCCCAATGTCATCGCAGAGGGCAACCACCGCAGCCAAGCCGGCGAAACGCCCCAAGCCCCAGCCGCCAACCGATCCCTTGGGCGCAGCCGCGTTCGAGGCCCTGAAGGCCTGGCGCTTGGAGCGCAGCCGGGCCGACAACGTGCCTGCCTACATCGTGTTCTCCGACGCCACCCTCGTCGAGCTGGCCACCCACCGCCCCACCACTGATCAGGAACTCCTGGCCATCCCCGGCGTCGGCCCGGCCAAGCTGGCCGCCTACGGCGAGGGGGTCAAAGAAGTTCTCGGACGGTTCACTAGACCTTGA